The proteins below are encoded in one region of Cololabis saira isolate AMF1-May2022 chromosome 21, fColSai1.1, whole genome shotgun sequence:
- the vac14 gene encoding protein VAC14 homolog: MNTEKDFSPLTPNIVRALNDKLYEKRKVAALEIEKLVREFVAQNNSTQIRHVIQILASEFALSQHPHSRKGGLIGLAACSIALGKDSGLYLKELIEPVLTCFNDSDSRLRYYACEALYNIVKVARGAVLPHFNLLFDGLSKLAADPDPNVKSGSELLDRLLKDIVTESNTFDLVAFVPLLRERIYSNNQYARQFIISWIHVLESVPDINLLDYLPEILDGLFQILGDNSKEIRRTCEVVLGEFLKEIKKTPSKVKFAEMANILVIHCQVADETKLTNDLIQLTSMTWMREFIQLAGRVVLPYSSGILTAVLPCLSYDDRKKNTKEAASACNHSLMKLVTPEDDEDNEEEKSGSTGSPSMGEGQSKVDGDSSDVLNASQESVGFSNISFFTPASGERLQVNLDLDGIVQVLDRHLHDSSTGMMTRIAVLKWLYHLYIKTPRKMFRHTDSLFPILLKTLSDESDEVILKDLEVLAEIASSPAGQTDPASSCDSTDNKLVLKVPKAGQQPITGPKGVDSSPTTPSMNSYFYKFMINLLKRFSLERKLLDNRGGFIIRQLCLLLHAENIFHSMADILLKEEDLKFASTMVQTLNTILLTSAELFELRNQLKDLHTQESCALFCCLYRSWCHNPVATVSLCFLTQNYRHAYDLIQKFGNLEVTVDFLMEVDKLVQLIESPIFTYLRLQLLDVENNPYLIKALYGLLMLLPQSQAFQLLSHRLKCVPNPELMRTVDESKYMDSKQQVGGKRASHAKVDYNELLQHFDHVQSKHLEVRHQRSGRVSDHSDRKMM; encoded by the exons ATGAACACGGAGAAAGACTTCTCGCCTCTGACGCCCAACATCGTCAGAGCTCTGAATGACAAACTGTACGAGAAGAGGAAAGTCGCAGCTCTGGAGATAGAGAAGCTGGTGCGGGAATTCGTGGCTCAGAACAACTCCACTCAGATCAGACACGTGATCCAGATCCTGGCCTCGGAGTTCGCTCTGTCCCAGCACCCCCACAGTCGGAAGGGGGGTCTGATCGGGCTGGCTGCCTGCTCCATCGCCCTGGGGAAGGACTCGGGTCTGTACCTGAAGGAGCTGATCGAGCCTGTGCTCACCTGCTTCAATGACTCGGACAGCCGGCTGCGCTACTACGCCTGCGAGGCCCTCTACAACATCGTCAAG gtGGCCAGAGGAGCCGTGCTGCCCCACTTCAACCTGCTGTTCGACGGTCTCAGCAAGCTGGCCGCAGACCCAGACCCCAATGTGAAGAGCGGATCAGAACTCCTGGACAGACTGCTGAAGGACATTGTCACAGAAAGCAACACGTTTGATTTAGTGGCGTTCGTGCCTCTGCTGAGGGAGAGAATCTACTCTAATAATCAATATGCCAGACAGTTTATCATCTCCTGGATCCACGTGCTGGAGTCTGTGCCGGACATTAACTTGTTGGACTATCTCCCGGAGATCCTGGATGGACTTTTCCAAATCCTCGGCGACAACAGCAAGGAGATCCGCAGGACCTGCGAGGTGGTGTTGGGAGAGTTTCTGAAGGAGATTAAGAAAACGCCTTCCAAAGTGAAATTTGCTGAAATGGCCAACATCTTGGTAATCCACTGCCAGGTTGCAGATGAAACCAAACTTACAAATGATCTGATCCAGCTGACGTCTATGACGTGGATGAGGGAGTTCATCCAGCTTGCGGGCAGGGTGGTTCTCCCTTATTCTTCTGGGATACTGACGGCGGTGCTCCCTTGCCTTTCCTATGACGACAGAAAAAAGAATACCAAAGAAGCAGCTAGTGCCTGCAATCACAGTCTGATGAAACTGGTGACTCCTGAGGACGATGAGGATAATGAGGAGGAAAAAAGTGGAAGCACGGGGTCCCCCTCCATGGGAGAGGGCCAGAGCAAAGTGGACGGAGACAGCAGTGATGTGCTGAATGCATCGCAAGAGTCTGTTGGTTTCAGTAATATCAGTTTCTTCACTCCAGCAAGTGGAGAAAGGCTTCAggtgaatctggacctggatggTATTGTCCAAGTGTTGGACCGCCACCTCCACGACTCGTCCACTGGTATGATGACCCGCATAGCTGTACTCAAATGGCTCTATCACCTGTACATCAAGACTCCACGCAAAATGTTCCGTCACACAGACAGCCTTTTCCCCATTCTGCTTAAAACACTGTCCGACGAGTCCGATGAGGTGATACTGAAAGATCTGGAGGTGTTGGCTGAAATAGCTTCCTCTCCTGCCGGCCAGACGGACCCGGCCTCCTCCTGCGACAGCACCGACAACAAACTGGTGCTCAAGGTGCCGAAGGCGGGACAGCAACCCATCACGGGCCCCAAAGGCGTGGACTCCTCCCCCACCACTCCCAGTATGAACTCCTATTTTTACAAGTTCATGATTAATTTGCTGAAGCGTTTCAGCCTGGAGAGAAAGCTTCTGGACAACAGAGGAGGCTTTATCATCAGACAGCTGTGTCTGTTGCTTCATGCAGAGAACATTTTTCATTCTATGGCTGACATTCTGCTGAAAGAGGAGGACCTTAAGTTTGCCTCCACCATGGTTCAAACGCTCAACACCATCCTCCTCACCTCTGCTGAGCTCTTTGAGTTGCGCAACCAGCTAAAAGACCTGCATACCCAGGAAAGTTGTGCTTTGTTTTGCTGCTTGTATCGTTCCTGGTGCCACAACCCAGTGGCCACCGTGTCCCTCTGTTTCCTCACGCAGAACTACAGGCACGCCTATGACCTGATCCAGAAGTTTGGAAATCTGGAGGTGACGGTAGATTTCCTGATGGAGGTCGACAAGCTGGTGCAACTCATCGAAAGCCCCATTTTCACCTACCTGCGTCTGCAGCTCCTGGACGTGGAGAACAACCCGTACTTGATTAAGGCTCTGTACggcctgctgatgctgctgccgcAGAGCCAGGCCTTCCAGCTGCTCTCCCACCGCCTGAAGTGCGTCCCCAACCCGGAGCTCATGAGGACTGTGGATGAATCCAAGTATATGGACTCTAAACAGCAAGTGGGCGGCAAACGTGCCTCCCATGCAAAGGTGGATTACAACGAGCTGCTGCAGCACTTTGACCACGTGCAGAGCAAACACCTGGAGGTCAGACACCAGCGATCTGGACGTGTGTCCGATCACTCTGACAGGAAGATGATGTGA
- the LOC133422588 gene encoding zinc finger protein 470, with amino-acid sequence MAAGSSFHSRLASIMEAMAKSALGQVCKLVDEDSAKLQLELSQLLATNSALARKVNTLECELTVVRTDASKLSKSYRNVGVQTICCRDEDGCDVTRPLTIEGIFGKDWCMNLWKGKDPYSLEISTDSQAAHTPDESVGTLSDQISITEVKEEHVQDAATQSQQETLIAEEHERLTEERGHPTLDYVVEGSTSSLSFDQDGEQVVSSDAIEEQTRFHNKSKLNSHRCVPVDPMKRTRKSCELCDKVFANPSALRIHYVVHTGEKPYRCTMCDKRFTQKGNLKCHLRIHTGEKPFVCVKCGKTFTQKVNLNHHLIAHRNQEVSEEKPVVKKQFKT; translated from the exons ATGGCGGCCGGCTCCTCTTTCCACTCGCGGCTCGCGTCCATCATGGAGGCGATGGCCAAGTCTGCTCTGGGTCAGGTCTGCAAGCTGGTGGACGAGGACTCGGCGAAGCTGCAGCTGGAGCTGTCCCAGCTCCTGGCCACCAACTCAGCCCTGGCCAGGAAAGTAAACACCCTCGAGTGCGAGCTGACGGTCGTGAGGACGGACGCGAGCAAGTTGAGTAAAAGTTATCGCAACGTGGGTGTGCAAACCATCTGCTGCAGAGACGAGGATGGCTGCGATG TGACAAGGCCTCTGACAATAGAGGGGATCTTTGGAAAAGACTGGTGTATGAACCTTTGGAAAGGCAAAGACCCGTACAGTCTGGAGATAAGCACGGACTCACAAGCTGCACACACTCCTGATGAG tctGTAGGGACTCTGTCTGACCAAATTTCCATCACTGAGGTCAAAGAAGAGCATGTGCAGGATGCTGCCACTCAGTCCCAGCAGGAAACACTCATCGCTGAAG AACATGAACGCTTGACTGAGGAAAGAGGGCATCCTACTTTGGATTACGTGGTTGAGGGCAGCACTTCCAGCCTGTCGTTTGATCAGGATGGAGAGCAGGTTGTCTCTTCAGATGCTATCGAAGAACAAACT CGTTTCCATAACAAAAGCAAGCTAAACTCACACAGGTGTGTTCCAGTAGATCCCATGAAGAGAACTCGCAAGTCATGCGAGTTATGTGATAAGGTATTTGCCAACCCGTCCGCGTTGAGGATTCACTATGTCGTCCACacgggagagaagccgtacCGTTGCACCATGTGTGACAAACGGTTTACACAGAAAGGCAATCTGAAATGTCATCTTCGCatccacactggagaaaaaccttTCGTCTGCGTTAAATGTGGgaagactttcacacagaagGTGAATCTCAACCATCATTTAATAGCACACAGGAATCAAGAGGTCTCTGAAGAAAAGCCTGTAgttaaaaaacaatttaaaacctAG
- the LOC133422589 gene encoding uncharacterized protein LOC133422589, producing MSTVFSFQAQLVSIMDALTKTAVMEISKLVEIESKMLKIEITRGRNEISSLSEKLQLMEKLLFMAQAARQDPVAAACSVVKDSAENTTFLAPVIKSVLHPGETLWECTNPPAESSFHRGEEHPASELRNPPKEPPEMILVKEEPPEADNENIKQDGISRNGGEVVPDMQDPEVMQHTKPIAEHQQPLFTNSTEHQQPLFPDGFVTRSQPSLPEPRVDEPRWNPQLTPGDTNLEDGKRLVQNIASQSLNVLRHMKLHSCRNSVAKRFGCLQCGKNFRCFSQLEIHQRSHTGEKPFRCTLCGKRYAQKGHLYTHQRTHTGEKPYRCPICGKGFIQKCTLDMHQRTHTGEKPFVCIKCGKGFTKNCNLKKHFAVHLDPSLNIYSSESGTPAFSGTFIDGTSYCITYLMKIAKRCQRWEVSQNKSRNPGVVSDDMMCDTANRGFRSQMAAILDKLTKTAVLEIGNLADECSSVLRTEISLHKTENEALKKRCFSLEVQLRAAREAQSYPVNSGVSLRQPPDQHQSVPAIEGVFGKDWCMDLWREDRLPPQAREPADTSIMTNAGAQAIDMMGGEPDLVFIKEETYDDHPISQQMRHTDNRKLVGMFEDDCTLHRSVNDLQLHTGELTNFPMTSESQIQQRAQPTIMDRLIDDAAMSTMVENINSPAAAVGNSNYTNGLHLNTTKELAFQNAKPTKRFECLFCGKVFNYLSSLKVHIRRHSGEKPFSCSVCGKRFAQKTYLKLHQRVHSGEKPYSCPDCGKSFSQKSSLNIHLRTHTGEKPYSCVDCGKCYTYKYGLNHHQCFNWVVKPEGFDRGPLSSGQSGTACATMSILTSNMDDKY from the exons ATGTCGACAGTGTTTTCTTTCCAAGCGCAGCTCGTCTCCATCATGGACGCGTTAACCAAAACAGCTGTGATGGAAATCAGCAAACTGGTGGAGATCGAATCAAAGATGCTGAAAATAGAGATAACTCGAGGGCGAAATGAAATCTCGTCCCTCtcggagaagctgcagctgatGGAGAAGTTGCTGTTCATGGCGCAGGCGGCCAGGCAGGATCCAGTGGCAGCAGCTTGTTCAGTAGTGAAGGACTCTGCAGAAAACACTACATTTCTGGCACCGGTCATTAAAAG TGTACTGCATCCCGGTGAAACCCTGTGGGAATGCACAAATCCCCCTGCTGAGAGCAGTTTTCATCGAGGGGAAGAACACCCAGCCAGTGAA CTTCGAAATCCACCGAAAGAGCCGCCTGAAATGATATTGGTAAAGGAGGAGCCACCAGAGGCAGATaatgaaaacattaaacaagATGGGATAAGTAGAAACG GAGGGGAAGTAGTTCCGGATATGCAGGATCCGGAAGTGATGCAACACACCAAACCCATTGCAGAACACCAGCAGCCTCTATTCACCAATAGCACGGAGCATCAGCAGCCTTTATTCCCTGATGGCTTTGTGACTCGGAGCCAACCGTCTCTCCCTGAACCGAGGGTGGACGAACCACGCTGGAATCCACAACTAACACCTGGAGACACTAACCTAGAAGATGGAAAAAGATTGGTTCAAAATATTGCCTCCCAAAGCTTAAATGTTCTCAGGCATATGAAGCTTCACAGTTGCAGAAACTCTGTTGCTAAGAGGTTTGGCTGCTTGCAGTGTGGCAAGAATTTCAGATGCTTTAGTCAGCTGGAAATCCACCAGAGAAGTCACACAGGGGAGAAGCCTTTTAGATGCACGCTGTGTGGAAAGCGATACGCCCAAAAAGGCCACTTGTACACACACCAGCGCACACACACTGGGGAAAAGCCATATCGCTGTCCCATTTGCGGAAAGGGCTTTATTCAGAAATGCACCCTCGATATGCATCAGCGCACACACACGGGAGAAAAACCTTTTGTTTGTATCAAATGTGGCAAAGGTTTTACAAAGAACTGTAATCTGAAAAAACACTTTGCTGTACATCTAGATCCTAGTTTGAATATTTACAGTAGTGAATCTGGCACACCAGCATTTAGTGGGACATTCATTGATGGAACATCTTA CTGCATCACATATTTGATGAAAATAGCCAAACGTTGCCAACGGTGGGAAGTGAGCCAAAATAAATCACGAAATCCTGGGGTTGTTTCTGACGATATGATGTGCGACACTGCAAACCGGGGGTTTCGGTCGCAGATGGCCGCGATCCTGGACAAATTAACCAAGACGGCGGTGCTGGAGATCGGCAATCTCGCCGATGAATGCTCGTCCGTCCTTCGCACCGAGATCTCCCTTCACAAGACGGAGAACGAGGCGCTGAAGAAGCGCTGCTTCTCGCTGGAGGTGCAGCTGAGAGCGGCCAGGGAGGCGCAGTCCTACCCCGTCAACAGCGGCGTCAGCCTCCGGCAGCCTCCAG ATCAGCACCAGTCTGTTCCAGCCATTGAGGGGGTATTTGGAAAGGACTGGTGCATGGATCTGTGGAGGGAAGACAGGCTGCCTCCTCAAGCAAGAGAACCAGCGGATACTTCTATTATGACAAATGCAGGAGCACAG GCAATTGACATGATGGGAGGAGAACCTGATCTTGTCTTTATCAAGGAGGAGACATATGATGATCATCCTATTAGCCAACAGATGAGGCACACCGATAACAGAAAAC TTGTTGGGATGTTTGAGGATGACTGCACGCTGCACAGATCTGTTAATGACCTGCAGCTCCACACAGGGGAATTAACCAACTTCCCCATGACATCTGAAAGTCAAATACAACAACGTGCACAGCCGACAATAATGGACAGGCTAATAGATGATGCAGCAATGAGCACAATGGTTGAAAACATAAACTCGCCTGCAGCCGCTGTGGGAAACTCGAACTACACCAATGGCCTCCACCTGAACACAACCAAAGAACTGGCCTTTCAGAACGCGAAACCAACAAAGCGGTTTGAGTGTTTATTTTGTGGAAAGGTCTTCAACTACTTGAGCAGTTTGAAAGTTCACATTAGGCGACACTCCGGTGAAAAACCATTCAGCTGCTCCGTCTGCGGTAAACGCTTTGCTCAAAAAACGTACCTGAAACTGCACCAGCGAGTGCACTCGGGCGAAAAACCATACAGCTGCCCAGACTGCGGCAAGAGCTTTTCCCAGAAAAGCTCTTTGAACATCCATCTTCGAACACACACCGGCGAAAAACCTTACAGCTGTGTGGACTGTGGCAAATGTTACACGTATAAGTATGGTTTAAATCATCACCAGTGTTTCAACTGGGTAGTTAAACCAGAAGGGTTTGACAGGGGTCCACTCAGTTCTGGTCAGAGTGGCACAGCATGTGCCACTATGTCGATATTAACCTCCAACATGGATGACAAATATtag
- the pgls gene encoding 6-phosphogluconolactonase yields the protein MAGRRVVVFPSSAELGPVLAQLVTSRAGKAISSHGRFSLGLSGGSLVSMLSKELLSLPGLDCSKWVVGFCDERLVSFDDPESTYGLYKNQLFSKINIPESGILTIDSSLPVNECAEDYTRKLKEAFPGDDFPIFDLLLLGMGPDGHTCSLFPDHPLLEETEKIVAPISDSPKPPPQRVTMTFPVVNSARCVAFVSTGGSKATVLKEVLEATEGSLFPAARVVPTNGELFWLVDDPAAASLSIQVERLSSGAKL from the exons ATGGCTGGAAGAAGAGTGGTGGTGTTTCCCTCCTCAGCAGAGCTGGGTCCAGTGCTGGCCCAGCTGGTCACATCCCGGGCTGGGAAAGCCATCAGCTCCCATGGCCGGTTCAGCCTGGGTCTCTCCGGAGGAAGCTTGGTGTCCATGCTCAGTAAAGAGCTGCTCTCCCTGCCCGGGCTGGACTGCAGCAAATGGGTGGTTGGCTTCTGTGATGAGCGACTGGTCTCCTTTGATGATCCAGAGAGCACCTATGGGCTCTACAAG AATCAGTTGTTTTCCAAGATAAACATCCCTGAAAGTGGGATTTTAACCATAGACTCATCTCTTCCTGTGAACGAGTGTGCTGAGGATTATACTCGCAAGCTGAAGGAG GCCTTCCCAGGTGATGACTTCCCCATTTTTGATCTGTTACTGTTGGGTATGGGACCTGATGGACACACCTGCTCCCTTTTCCCAGACCACCCTCTTCTGGAG GAAACAGAGAAGATTGTAGCCCCCATCAGTGATTCTCCCAAACCACCTCCACAGCGTGTAACTATGACTTTTCCTGTGGTGAATTCTGCACGCTGTGTTGCTTTTGTGTCAACAGGAGGAAGCAAAGCAACTGTTTTGAAG GAGGTGCTAGAAGCTACAGAAGGCTCACTGTTTCCAGCGGCTCGTGTGGTCCcgactaatggggaactgttctGGCTTGTTGATGACCCTGCAGCTGCATCGTTGTCTATCCAGGTTGAGAGGTTAAGCTCAGGGGCCAAACTGTAG
- the colgalt1a gene encoding procollagen galactosyltransferase 1, with product MHLLALLLLLQTCCCPVWGYFAEERWSPESPLQAPRLLLALICRNSEHSLPYFLGTIERLNYPKDRMALWVATDHNEDNSTFILRDWLLKVQNLYHYVEWRPEERTRTYRDEEGPKQWTDLRYEHVMKLRQVALESAREMWADYFMLVDCDNLLTNPNVLWKLMKENKTIIAPMLESRAAYSNFWCGMTSEGYYKRTPAYIPIRKQVRRGCFAVPMVHSTFLIDLRKEASKELAFHPPHPQYSWAFDDIIVFAFSTRMADVQMFVCNKETYGYLPVPLRAHNTLQDESDSFLHSLLEVSVRHSPVRPSKYIPVPTKQPDKMGFDEVFMINLQRRTDRRERMLTALHEQEIACKVTAAVDGKAMNVSEVQAMGIHMLPGYSDPYHGRPLTKGELGCFLSHYNIWKMVVERGLQTSLVIEDDLRFEVFFKRRLMNLMSEIDSEGLDWDLIYIGRKRNQVDHPEKAVANIHNLVEADYSYWTLGYMISLQGAQKLLNAEPLKKMLPVDEFLPIMYNKHPIKDYMDQFETRDLKAFSAEPLLVYPTHYTGDPGYISDTETSTVWDNEKVRTDWDRARSGKTREQAKISSEAQNSDVLQSPLDSIARDEL from the exons ATGCATTTGctcgccctgctgctgctgctgcagacctGCTGCTGTCCCGTGTGGGGATATTTCGCGGAGGAGCGCTGGAGCCCCGAGTCTCCTCTGCAGGCTCCTCGTCTCCTGCTCGCCCTCATTTGCAGAAACTCCGAGCACTCCTTGCCCTATTTCCTGGGTACAATCGAGCGCCTCAACTATCCCAAAGATCGCATGGCTCTCTG GGTAGCAACCGATCACAATGAGGACAACTCTACATTCATTCTGCGTGACTGGCTTTTAAAGGTGCAGAACCTTTACCATTATGTGGAGTGGAGGCCAGAGGAACGAACCAG AACATACAGGGATGAAGAAGGTCCAAAACAATGGACAGATCTGCGTTATGAGCATGTTATGAAGCTTCGGCAAGTAGCACTCGAGTCTGCTCGTGAAATGTGGGCTGACTATTTCATG CTGGTGGATTGCGATAACCTCCTCACCAATCCCAACGTGCTCTGGAAGCTCATGAAAGAGAACAAGACCATAATCGCGCCGATGCTTGAGTCCCGTGCAGCTTATTCAAACTTCTGGTGTGGAATGACCTCCGAG GGTTACTACAAGCGGACGCCTGCTTACATACCTATCAGAAAACAGGTACGGAGGGGCTGCTTTGCTGTCCCCATGGTTCACTCCACGTTCCTGATTGACCTCAGGAAAGAGGCGTCCAAGGAGCTTGCCTTTCACCCCCCACATCCCCAGTACAGCTGGGCTTTTGATGACATCATTGTGTTTGCGTTCTCTACTCGGATGGCAG aTGTTCAAATGTTTGTATGTAACAAGGAGACCTACGGTTACTTACCTGTACCGCTACGGGCCCACAATACTTTGCAAGATGAATCTGACAGCTTCTTGCACTCCCTGTTGGAAGTTAGTG TGAGACACTCCCCAGTGAGGCCTTCAAAATACATACCTGTTCCCACAAAACAACCCGACAAAATGGGCTTTGATGAG GTGTTCATGATCAACCTGCAGAGGCGGACTGATCGCAGAGAGCGTATGCTGACGGCCCTGCATGAGCAGGAGATCGCATGTAAGGTTACTGCTGCTGTAGATGGAAA GGCAATGAATGTTAGTGAAGTTCAGGCTATGGGCATCCACATGCTCCCTGGATACAGTGACCCTTACCATGGTCGACCGCTGACAAAGGGAGAGCTGGGCTGCTTTCTCTCCCACTATAACATCTGGAAAATG GTTGTAGAGCGTGGACTGCAAACATCTCTGGTGATCGAAGACGACCTGCGCTTTGAGGTTTTCTTCAAACGTCGCTTGATGAATCTGATGAGTGAGATTGATTCTGAGGGACTAGATTGGGATCTCAT TTATATTGGGCGGAAAAGAAATCAAGTGGATCACCCAGAGAAAGCAGTGGCAAATATACACAATTTAGTTGAAGCTGACTATTCATACTGGACACTAGGTTATATGATATCATTACAAGGTGCTCAGAAGCTTTTGAATGCAGAACCACTAAAGAAGATGTTGCCAGTGGATGAATTTCTTCCCATCATGTATAATAAACACCCCAT CAAGGATTATATGGATCAGTTTGAAACCAGGGATCTCAAGGCGTTTTCTGCAGAGCCTCTTCTTGTGTATCCAACGCACTATACGGGTGACCCGGGCTACATCAGCGACACTGAGACTTCCACTGTTTGGGACAATGAAAAGGTCCGCACGGACTGGGACAGAGCACGCTCAGGAAAAACCCGGGAGCAGGCCAAGATCAGCAGCGAGGCCCAGAACTCAGATGTGCTCCAGTCCCCTTTGGACAGTATAGCACGGGATGAGCTGTGA